A part of Oncorhynchus gorbuscha isolate QuinsamMale2020 ecotype Even-year linkage group LG09, OgorEven_v1.0, whole genome shotgun sequence genomic DNA contains:
- the LOC124044213 gene encoding POU domain, class 2, transcription factor 1-like isoform X4, producing MADGGAASQDESSGPDCRMSNASERSKCGMESPSGSGDGNTEIQTNGLDFQRQTLQTTSAITNAHTQALLQQSKSEDSGAIPTSVQQGVLPQAQLMLAGGQIAGLTLSPAQQQLLLQQAQAQLLAAAMQQQSASQQSSTTGASISASAATPITQLPLSQPIQITSIPSGSTHLPGQLSQLGYPYEMATFSSYLPQLQQLQQQNLTMPQFVLVQPGHHIATQLQPGQFIISQSPQGQQSLLQGQSLLTQLPQSQANLLQTHPSITLSTQPATPTRTIAATPIQPLAHSQTSPPKRLATPSLEEPSDLEELEQFAKTFKQRRIKLGFTQGDVGLAMGKLYGNDFSQTTISRFEALNLSFKNMCKLKPLLEKWLNDADNLSSDQALSSPSALGSPGLGMEGLNRRRKKRTSIETNIRLALEKRFLEQNQKPTSEEITMIADQLNMEKEVIRVWFCNRRQKEKRINPPSGGYSNTGTGSSPIKTIFTPTIPLVASTASLVTSNTPTTLTVNPVMPLNSTSVSGLTFTGTTIGATTNTASVISMAPMVTAVTSSPSLSPSPTALQATTAETGGTQEHTVVTQAPSSLATTLGTGQVMVAGLGLSAALQGAAQLPTSASFAAMAGLNQGLMASSQFTPGGALLSLAPGGLGGALNPAMLSNSTLATIQGLWSALASGGALPITSLDGSGNLLFANTSAGSTPNLMQPLFLNPQNLSLLTTNPVNLVSAGAAGGGALQVSADHQVTTATVPVPASTITTASRAQ from the exons ATTGTAGAATGAGTAATGCATCAGAAAGGAGTAAATGTGGAATGGAGAGTCCGAGTGGGAGTGGGGACGGCAACACAG AAATCCAAACGAATGGACTGGACTTTCAGAGGCAGACGCTTCAGACCACAAGCGCAATCACCAACGCTCACACACAGGCTCTCCTCCAACAG TCCAAGTCAGAAGACTCGGGTGCAATTCCGACCTCCGTCCAGCAGGGGGTGCTGCCTCAGGCCCAGCTCATGTTGGCTGGGGGACAGATAGCTGGA TTGACCCTGTCTCCAGCGCagcagcagttgttgttgcaacaggcccaggcccagcTCCTAGCAGCAGCCATGcagcagcagtcagccagccagcagaGCAGCACTACGGGGGCCAGCATCTCTGCCTCTGCAGCCACCCCTATCACACAACTGCCCCTGTCCCAGCCCATCCAGATCACCTCT ATTCCCTCTGGTTCTACCCATCTTCCAGGCCAGCTAAGCCAGCTGGGATACCCCTATGAGATGGCGACCTTCAGCAGTTACCTACCT CAGTTACAACAGCTGCAGCAGCAGAACCTGACCATGCCCCAGTTTGTCCTAGTTCAGCCTGGCCACCACATCGCTACCCAGCTGCAGCCTGGCCAGTTCATCATCTCACAGTCACCACAGGGCCAGCAGA GTCTCCTGCAAGGCCAGAGTCTTCTAACTCAACTACCTCAAAGCCAAGCCAACCTCCTGCAGACTCATCCCAGCATCACGCTCtccacacag CCAGCGACTCCAACCCGCACGATAGCAGCCACGCCCATCCAGCCTCTGGCCCACAGCCAGACCTCGCCCCCTAAACGCCTGGCCACGCCCAGTCTGGAGGAGCCCAGTGACCTGGAGGAGCTAGAACAGTTTGCCAAGACCTTCAAACAGAGACGCATCAAACTGGGCttcacacag ggAGATGTTGGCCTGGCTATGGGCAAGCTGTACGGTAACGACTTCAGCCAGACCACCATCTCCCGTTTCGAGGCCTTGAACCTGAGTTTTAAGAACATGTGCAAGCTGAAGCCACTGCTGGAGAAGTGGCTCAACGATGCAG ACAATCTGTCGTCTGACCAGGCCCTGTCCAGCCCCAGTGCCCTGGGCTCCCCTGGCCTGGGTATGGAGGGGCTGAACCGCCGACGCAAGAAGAGGACCAGCATCGAGACCAACATCCGTTTGGCCTTAGAAAAGAGATTTCTGGAA CAGAACCAAAAACCTACCTCTGAGGAGATAACCATGATCGCCGACCAGCTCAACATGGAGAAGGAGGTGATCCGGGTGTGGTTCTGTAACCGCcggcagaaagagaagaggatcAACCCCCCTAGCGGTGGATATAGCAACACCGGGACAGGAAGTAGCCCCATCAAAACCATCTTCACCCCTACGATCCCTCTG GTGGCCAGTACGGCCAGCCTTGTGACCAGTAACACACCGACCACACTGACTGTAAACCCAGTGATGCCTCTCAACAGCACCAGCGTGTCTGGCCTGACCTTCACAG GCACGACCATAGGAGCGACCACAAACACGGCGTCTGTCATCTCCATGGCACCCATGGTTACTGCGGTGACCAGCTCCCCATCGCTAAGCCCCTCCCCCACGGCCCTCCAGGCCACGACGGCGGAGACCGGCGGAACCCAGGAGCACACGGTGGTCACGCAGGCACCGTCGTCCCTAGCGACCACTCTGGGGACGGGTCAGGTGATGGTGGCTGGACTGGGCCTGTCGGCCGCCCTGCAAGGCGCCGCCCAGTTACCCACCAGCGCTAGTTTCGCCGCCATGGCCGGGCTTAACCAAGGACTTATGGCGTCGTCGCAGTTCACTCCTGG gggGGCCTTGCTGAGCTTGGCTCCAGGGGGGCTGGGAGGGGCTCTGAACCCCGCCATGTTGAGCAACAGCACCCTGGCCACCATCCAAGGTCTGTGGAGCG CTCTGGCATCAGGCGGTGCTCTCCCCATCACCTCGCTGGATGGGAGCGGTAACCTGCTGTTCGCCAACACCTCCGCCGGCAGCACCCCCAACCTGATGCAACCCCTCTTCCTGAACCCCCAGAACCTGTCCCTGCTCACCACCAACCCTGTCAATCTGGTGTCAGCTGGAGCTGCTGGGGGAGGGGCCCTGCAGGTCTCAGCTGACCACCAGGTCACCACGGCGACTGTACCAGTTCCCGCCTCCACCATCACCACTGCCTCCAGGGCCCAGTGA
- the LOC124044213 gene encoding POU domain, class 2, transcription factor 1-like isoform X3, with protein sequence MADGGAASQDESSGPDCRMSNASERSKCGMESPSGSGDGNTEIQTNGLDFQRQTLQTTSAITNAHTQALLQQSKSEDSGAIPTSVQQGVLPQAQLMLAGGQIAGLTLSPAQQQLLLQQAQAQLLAAAMQQQSASQQSSTTGASISASAATPITQLPLSQPIQITSIPSGSTHLPGQLSQLGYPYEMATFSSYLPQLQQLQQQNLTMPQFVLVQPGHHIATQLQPGQFIISQSPQGQQSLLQGQSLLTQLPQSQANLLQTHPSITLSTQPATPTRTIAATPIQPLAHSQTSPPKRLATPSLEEPSDLEELEQFAKTFKQRRIKLGFTQGDVGLAMGKLYGNDFSQTTISRFEALNLSFKNMCKLKPLLEKWLNDAVYADNLSSDQALSSPSALGSPGLGMEGLNRRRKKRTSIETNIRLALEKRFLENQKPTSEEITMIADQLNMEKEVIRVWFCNRRQKEKRINPPSGGYSNTGTGSSPIKTIFTPTIPLVASTASLVTSNTPTTLTVNPVMPLNSTSVSGLTFTGTTIGATTNTASVISMAPMVTAVTSSPSLSPSPTALQATTAETGGTQEHTVVTQAPSSLATTLGTGQVMVAGLGLSAALQGAAQLPTSASFAAMAGLNQGLMASSQFTPGGALLSLAPGGLGGALNPAMLSNSTLATIQGLWSALASGGALPITSLDGSGNLLFANTSAGSTPNLMQPLFLNPQNLSLLTTNPVNLVSAGAAGGGALQVSADHQVTTATVPVPASTITTASRAQ encoded by the exons ATTGTAGAATGAGTAATGCATCAGAAAGGAGTAAATGTGGAATGGAGAGTCCGAGTGGGAGTGGGGACGGCAACACAG AAATCCAAACGAATGGACTGGACTTTCAGAGGCAGACGCTTCAGACCACAAGCGCAATCACCAACGCTCACACACAGGCTCTCCTCCAACAG TCCAAGTCAGAAGACTCGGGTGCAATTCCGACCTCCGTCCAGCAGGGGGTGCTGCCTCAGGCCCAGCTCATGTTGGCTGGGGGACAGATAGCTGGA TTGACCCTGTCTCCAGCGCagcagcagttgttgttgcaacaggcccaggcccagcTCCTAGCAGCAGCCATGcagcagcagtcagccagccagcagaGCAGCACTACGGGGGCCAGCATCTCTGCCTCTGCAGCCACCCCTATCACACAACTGCCCCTGTCCCAGCCCATCCAGATCACCTCT ATTCCCTCTGGTTCTACCCATCTTCCAGGCCAGCTAAGCCAGCTGGGATACCCCTATGAGATGGCGACCTTCAGCAGTTACCTACCT CAGTTACAACAGCTGCAGCAGCAGAACCTGACCATGCCCCAGTTTGTCCTAGTTCAGCCTGGCCACCACATCGCTACCCAGCTGCAGCCTGGCCAGTTCATCATCTCACAGTCACCACAGGGCCAGCAGA GTCTCCTGCAAGGCCAGAGTCTTCTAACTCAACTACCTCAAAGCCAAGCCAACCTCCTGCAGACTCATCCCAGCATCACGCTCtccacacag CCAGCGACTCCAACCCGCACGATAGCAGCCACGCCCATCCAGCCTCTGGCCCACAGCCAGACCTCGCCCCCTAAACGCCTGGCCACGCCCAGTCTGGAGGAGCCCAGTGACCTGGAGGAGCTAGAACAGTTTGCCAAGACCTTCAAACAGAGACGCATCAAACTGGGCttcacacag ggAGATGTTGGCCTGGCTATGGGCAAGCTGTACGGTAACGACTTCAGCCAGACCACCATCTCCCGTTTCGAGGCCTTGAACCTGAGTTTTAAGAACATGTGCAAGCTGAAGCCACTGCTGGAGAAGTGGCTCAACGATGCAG TTTATGCAGACAATCTGTCGTCTGACCAGGCCCTGTCCAGCCCCAGTGCCCTGGGCTCCCCTGGCCTGGGTATGGAGGGGCTGAACCGCCGACGCAAGAAGAGGACCAGCATCGAGACCAACATCCGTTTGGCCTTAGAAAAGAGATTTCTGGAA AACCAAAAACCTACCTCTGAGGAGATAACCATGATCGCCGACCAGCTCAACATGGAGAAGGAGGTGATCCGGGTGTGGTTCTGTAACCGCcggcagaaagagaagaggatcAACCCCCCTAGCGGTGGATATAGCAACACCGGGACAGGAAGTAGCCCCATCAAAACCATCTTCACCCCTACGATCCCTCTG GTGGCCAGTACGGCCAGCCTTGTGACCAGTAACACACCGACCACACTGACTGTAAACCCAGTGATGCCTCTCAACAGCACCAGCGTGTCTGGCCTGACCTTCACAG GCACGACCATAGGAGCGACCACAAACACGGCGTCTGTCATCTCCATGGCACCCATGGTTACTGCGGTGACCAGCTCCCCATCGCTAAGCCCCTCCCCCACGGCCCTCCAGGCCACGACGGCGGAGACCGGCGGAACCCAGGAGCACACGGTGGTCACGCAGGCACCGTCGTCCCTAGCGACCACTCTGGGGACGGGTCAGGTGATGGTGGCTGGACTGGGCCTGTCGGCCGCCCTGCAAGGCGCCGCCCAGTTACCCACCAGCGCTAGTTTCGCCGCCATGGCCGGGCTTAACCAAGGACTTATGGCGTCGTCGCAGTTCACTCCTGG gggGGCCTTGCTGAGCTTGGCTCCAGGGGGGCTGGGAGGGGCTCTGAACCCCGCCATGTTGAGCAACAGCACCCTGGCCACCATCCAAGGTCTGTGGAGCG CTCTGGCATCAGGCGGTGCTCTCCCCATCACCTCGCTGGATGGGAGCGGTAACCTGCTGTTCGCCAACACCTCCGCCGGCAGCACCCCCAACCTGATGCAACCCCTCTTCCTGAACCCCCAGAACCTGTCCCTGCTCACCACCAACCCTGTCAATCTGGTGTCAGCTGGAGCTGCTGGGGGAGGGGCCCTGCAGGTCTCAGCTGACCACCAGGTCACCACGGCGACTGTACCAGTTCCCGCCTCCACCATCACCACTGCCTCCAGGGCCCAGTGA
- the LOC124044213 gene encoding POU domain, class 2, transcription factor 1-like isoform X8, with amino-acid sequence MADGGAASQDESSGPDCRMSNASERSKCGMESPSGSGDGNTEIQTNGLDFQRQTLQTTSAITNAHTQALLQQSKSEDSGAIPTSVQQGVLPQAQLMLAGGQIAGLTLSPAQQQLLLQQAQAQLLAAAMQQQSASQQSSTTGASISASAATPITQLPLSQPIQITSIPSGSTHLPGQLSQLGYPYEMATFSSYLPQLQQLQQQNLTMPQFVLVQPGHHIATQLQPGQFIISQSPQGQQSLLQGQSLLTQLPQSQANLLQTHPSITLSTQPATPTRTIAATPIQPLAHSQTSPPKRLATPSLEEPSDLEELEQFAKTFKQRRIKLGFTQGDVGLAMGKLYGNDFSQTTISRFEALNLSFKNMCKLKPLLEKWLNDADNLSSDQALSSPSALGSPGLGMEGLNRRRKKRTSIETNIRLALEKRFLENQKPTSEEITMIADQLNMEKEVIRVWFCNRRQKEKRINPPSGGYSNTGTGSSPIKTIFTPTIPLVASTASLVTSNTPTTLTVNPVMPLNSTSVSGLTFTGTTIGATTNTASVISMAPMVTAVTSSPSLSPSPTALQATTAETGGTQEHTVVTQAPSSLATTLGTGQVMVAGLGLSAALQGAAQLPTSASFAAMAGLNQGLMASSQFTPGGALLSLAPGGLGGALNPAMLSNSTLATIQALASGGALPITSLDGSGNLLFANTSAGSTPNLMQPLFLNPQNLSLLTTNPVNLVSAGAAGGGALQVSADHQVTTATVPVPASTITTASRAQ; translated from the exons ATTGTAGAATGAGTAATGCATCAGAAAGGAGTAAATGTGGAATGGAGAGTCCGAGTGGGAGTGGGGACGGCAACACAG AAATCCAAACGAATGGACTGGACTTTCAGAGGCAGACGCTTCAGACCACAAGCGCAATCACCAACGCTCACACACAGGCTCTCCTCCAACAG TCCAAGTCAGAAGACTCGGGTGCAATTCCGACCTCCGTCCAGCAGGGGGTGCTGCCTCAGGCCCAGCTCATGTTGGCTGGGGGACAGATAGCTGGA TTGACCCTGTCTCCAGCGCagcagcagttgttgttgcaacaggcccaggcccagcTCCTAGCAGCAGCCATGcagcagcagtcagccagccagcagaGCAGCACTACGGGGGCCAGCATCTCTGCCTCTGCAGCCACCCCTATCACACAACTGCCCCTGTCCCAGCCCATCCAGATCACCTCT ATTCCCTCTGGTTCTACCCATCTTCCAGGCCAGCTAAGCCAGCTGGGATACCCCTATGAGATGGCGACCTTCAGCAGTTACCTACCT CAGTTACAACAGCTGCAGCAGCAGAACCTGACCATGCCCCAGTTTGTCCTAGTTCAGCCTGGCCACCACATCGCTACCCAGCTGCAGCCTGGCCAGTTCATCATCTCACAGTCACCACAGGGCCAGCAGA GTCTCCTGCAAGGCCAGAGTCTTCTAACTCAACTACCTCAAAGCCAAGCCAACCTCCTGCAGACTCATCCCAGCATCACGCTCtccacacag CCAGCGACTCCAACCCGCACGATAGCAGCCACGCCCATCCAGCCTCTGGCCCACAGCCAGACCTCGCCCCCTAAACGCCTGGCCACGCCCAGTCTGGAGGAGCCCAGTGACCTGGAGGAGCTAGAACAGTTTGCCAAGACCTTCAAACAGAGACGCATCAAACTGGGCttcacacag ggAGATGTTGGCCTGGCTATGGGCAAGCTGTACGGTAACGACTTCAGCCAGACCACCATCTCCCGTTTCGAGGCCTTGAACCTGAGTTTTAAGAACATGTGCAAGCTGAAGCCACTGCTGGAGAAGTGGCTCAACGATGCAG ACAATCTGTCGTCTGACCAGGCCCTGTCCAGCCCCAGTGCCCTGGGCTCCCCTGGCCTGGGTATGGAGGGGCTGAACCGCCGACGCAAGAAGAGGACCAGCATCGAGACCAACATCCGTTTGGCCTTAGAAAAGAGATTTCTGGAA AACCAAAAACCTACCTCTGAGGAGATAACCATGATCGCCGACCAGCTCAACATGGAGAAGGAGGTGATCCGGGTGTGGTTCTGTAACCGCcggcagaaagagaagaggatcAACCCCCCTAGCGGTGGATATAGCAACACCGGGACAGGAAGTAGCCCCATCAAAACCATCTTCACCCCTACGATCCCTCTG GTGGCCAGTACGGCCAGCCTTGTGACCAGTAACACACCGACCACACTGACTGTAAACCCAGTGATGCCTCTCAACAGCACCAGCGTGTCTGGCCTGACCTTCACAG GCACGACCATAGGAGCGACCACAAACACGGCGTCTGTCATCTCCATGGCACCCATGGTTACTGCGGTGACCAGCTCCCCATCGCTAAGCCCCTCCCCCACGGCCCTCCAGGCCACGACGGCGGAGACCGGCGGAACCCAGGAGCACACGGTGGTCACGCAGGCACCGTCGTCCCTAGCGACCACTCTGGGGACGGGTCAGGTGATGGTGGCTGGACTGGGCCTGTCGGCCGCCCTGCAAGGCGCCGCCCAGTTACCCACCAGCGCTAGTTTCGCCGCCATGGCCGGGCTTAACCAAGGACTTATGGCGTCGTCGCAGTTCACTCCTGG gggGGCCTTGCTGAGCTTGGCTCCAGGGGGGCTGGGAGGGGCTCTGAACCCCGCCATGTTGAGCAACAGCACCCTGGCCACCATCCAAG CTCTGGCATCAGGCGGTGCTCTCCCCATCACCTCGCTGGATGGGAGCGGTAACCTGCTGTTCGCCAACACCTCCGCCGGCAGCACCCCCAACCTGATGCAACCCCTCTTCCTGAACCCCCAGAACCTGTCCCTGCTCACCACCAACCCTGTCAATCTGGTGTCAGCTGGAGCTGCTGGGGGAGGGGCCCTGCAGGTCTCAGCTGACCACCAGGTCACCACGGCGACTGTACCAGTTCCCGCCTCCACCATCACCACTGCCTCCAGGGCCCAGTGA
- the LOC124044213 gene encoding POU domain, class 2, transcription factor 1-like isoform X15, producing the protein MADGGAASQDESSGPDCRMSNASERSKCGMESPSGSGDGNTEIQTNGLDFQRQTLQTTSAITNAHTQALLQQLTLSPAQQQLLLQQAQAQLLAAAMQQQSASQQSSTTGASISASAATPITQLPLSQPIQITSLQQLQQQNLTMPQFVLVQPGHHIATQLQPGQFIISQSPQGQQSLLQGQSLLTQLPQSQANLLQTHPSITLSTQPATPTRTIAATPIQPLAHSQTSPPKRLATPSLEEPSDLEELEQFAKTFKQRRIKLGFTQGDVGLAMGKLYGNDFSQTTISRFEALNLSFKNMCKLKPLLEKWLNDADNLSSDQALSSPSALGSPGLGMEGLNRRRKKRTSIETNIRLALEKRFLEQNQKPTSEEITMIADQLNMEKEVIRVWFCNRRQKEKRINPPSGGYSNTGTGSSPIKTIFTPTIPLVASTASLVTSNTPTTLTVNPVMPLNSTSVSGLTFTGTTIGATTNTASVISMAPMVTAVTSSPSLSPSPTALQATTAETGGTQEHTVVTQAPSSLATTLGTGQVMVAGLGLSAALQGAAQLPTSASFAAMAGLNQGLMASSQFTPGGALLSLAPGGLGGALNPAMLSNSTLATIQALASGGALPITSLDGSGNLLFANTSAGSTPNLMQPLFLNPQNLSLLTTNPVNLVSAGAAGGGALQVSADHQVTTATVPVPASTITTASRAQ; encoded by the exons ATTGTAGAATGAGTAATGCATCAGAAAGGAGTAAATGTGGAATGGAGAGTCCGAGTGGGAGTGGGGACGGCAACACAG AAATCCAAACGAATGGACTGGACTTTCAGAGGCAGACGCTTCAGACCACAAGCGCAATCACCAACGCTCACACACAGGCTCTCCTCCAACAG TTGACCCTGTCTCCAGCGCagcagcagttgttgttgcaacaggcccaggcccagcTCCTAGCAGCAGCCATGcagcagcagtcagccagccagcagaGCAGCACTACGGGGGCCAGCATCTCTGCCTCTGCAGCCACCCCTATCACACAACTGCCCCTGTCCCAGCCCATCCAGATCACCTCT TTACAACAGCTGCAGCAGCAGAACCTGACCATGCCCCAGTTTGTCCTAGTTCAGCCTGGCCACCACATCGCTACCCAGCTGCAGCCTGGCCAGTTCATCATCTCACAGTCACCACAGGGCCAGCAGA GTCTCCTGCAAGGCCAGAGTCTTCTAACTCAACTACCTCAAAGCCAAGCCAACCTCCTGCAGACTCATCCCAGCATCACGCTCtccacacag CCAGCGACTCCAACCCGCACGATAGCAGCCACGCCCATCCAGCCTCTGGCCCACAGCCAGACCTCGCCCCCTAAACGCCTGGCCACGCCCAGTCTGGAGGAGCCCAGTGACCTGGAGGAGCTAGAACAGTTTGCCAAGACCTTCAAACAGAGACGCATCAAACTGGGCttcacacag ggAGATGTTGGCCTGGCTATGGGCAAGCTGTACGGTAACGACTTCAGCCAGACCACCATCTCCCGTTTCGAGGCCTTGAACCTGAGTTTTAAGAACATGTGCAAGCTGAAGCCACTGCTGGAGAAGTGGCTCAACGATGCAG ACAATCTGTCGTCTGACCAGGCCCTGTCCAGCCCCAGTGCCCTGGGCTCCCCTGGCCTGGGTATGGAGGGGCTGAACCGCCGACGCAAGAAGAGGACCAGCATCGAGACCAACATCCGTTTGGCCTTAGAAAAGAGATTTCTGGAA CAGAACCAAAAACCTACCTCTGAGGAGATAACCATGATCGCCGACCAGCTCAACATGGAGAAGGAGGTGATCCGGGTGTGGTTCTGTAACCGCcggcagaaagagaagaggatcAACCCCCCTAGCGGTGGATATAGCAACACCGGGACAGGAAGTAGCCCCATCAAAACCATCTTCACCCCTACGATCCCTCTG GTGGCCAGTACGGCCAGCCTTGTGACCAGTAACACACCGACCACACTGACTGTAAACCCAGTGATGCCTCTCAACAGCACCAGCGTGTCTGGCCTGACCTTCACAG GCACGACCATAGGAGCGACCACAAACACGGCGTCTGTCATCTCCATGGCACCCATGGTTACTGCGGTGACCAGCTCCCCATCGCTAAGCCCCTCCCCCACGGCCCTCCAGGCCACGACGGCGGAGACCGGCGGAACCCAGGAGCACACGGTGGTCACGCAGGCACCGTCGTCCCTAGCGACCACTCTGGGGACGGGTCAGGTGATGGTGGCTGGACTGGGCCTGTCGGCCGCCCTGCAAGGCGCCGCCCAGTTACCCACCAGCGCTAGTTTCGCCGCCATGGCCGGGCTTAACCAAGGACTTATGGCGTCGTCGCAGTTCACTCCTGG gggGGCCTTGCTGAGCTTGGCTCCAGGGGGGCTGGGAGGGGCTCTGAACCCCGCCATGTTGAGCAACAGCACCCTGGCCACCATCCAAG CTCTGGCATCAGGCGGTGCTCTCCCCATCACCTCGCTGGATGGGAGCGGTAACCTGCTGTTCGCCAACACCTCCGCCGGCAGCACCCCCAACCTGATGCAACCCCTCTTCCTGAACCCCCAGAACCTGTCCCTGCTCACCACCAACCCTGTCAATCTGGTGTCAGCTGGAGCTGCTGGGGGAGGGGCCCTGCAGGTCTCAGCTGACCACCAGGTCACCACGGCGACTGTACCAGTTCCCGCCTCCACCATCACCACTGCCTCCAGGGCCCAGTGA